The Paenibacillus sp. RUD330 genome has a segment encoding these proteins:
- a CDS encoding HAMP domain-containing sensor histidine kinase, with protein sequence MKARSRFRAAWLRIACGSAAAAMAAAAVLLAAPQGSKEPDEAKRLALYWSGYAAAYAGMHGSAAGIEEALRRDAAAYPAGGDYRLEVRTAAGETIAVAGEDGSPRGSRLTSVKPFMLHGRMAGTVEASVASSAGGHALGWAAAAGMAAFACAWGLMRLEAARGQQRLRLWAARASLLRPSVSGPAAAVGNGARLHRAPAAAAGHEVRLHRAPAAENPAEAELSGHLSEAADYIQHLHTVRKSMVGEVAHELRTPLAVLLTSLDNALYEERGLDASQLALLSEQARGMARLVQDLQDLSLAESGRLALDKRWFAPAEAAAVIAELLEAEAGEKGIRVRTELDGEATVFGDEKRFRQLLLNLADNALRHARTTMTVRVAAAGGGVRIEVEDDGWGMEEEELDQLFQRYVRRRTYADGSPAPRGLGLGLAVVKGIAEAHGGSVGVSSRFGAGALFYAELPAYRE encoded by the coding sequence ATGAAGGCGCGCTCCCGATTCCGGGCTGCCTGGCTGCGGATAGCCTGCGGCTCGGCCGCTGCGGCGATGGCGGCTGCCGCGGTGCTGCTGGCGGCGCCGCAAGGGTCCAAGGAGCCTGACGAGGCGAAGCGGCTCGCACTGTATTGGAGCGGCTATGCGGCTGCCTATGCGGGCATGCACGGTTCGGCGGCCGGCATCGAAGAGGCTCTCCGGCGGGATGCGGCTGCTTATCCGGCCGGCGGCGACTATCGCCTGGAGGTCCGGACCGCCGCTGGCGAGACGATCGCAGTCGCCGGAGAGGATGGAAGTCCGCGCGGCAGCCGTCTGACGTCGGTGAAGCCTTTCATGCTTCACGGACGCATGGCGGGAACGGTCGAAGCCTCCGTCGCCTCCTCTGCTGGCGGGCATGCGCTGGGATGGGCCGCCGCCGCCGGCATGGCCGCGTTCGCCTGCGCCTGGGGGCTGATGAGGCTGGAGGCCGCTCGCGGCCAGCAACGGCTGAGGCTGTGGGCCGCCCGGGCAAGTCTCCTTCGGCCGAGCGTTAGCGGGCCTGCAGCTGCTGTCGGGAATGGAGCGCGCCTGCATCGTGCGCCCGCCGCTGCGGCAGGCCATGAAGTCCGCCTGCATCGCGCGCCTGCCGCCGAGAATCCCGCCGAAGCGGAGCTGTCCGGGCATCTGTCCGAAGCGGCCGATTATATCCAGCATCTGCATACGGTGCGCAAATCGATGGTGGGCGAAGTCGCCCATGAGCTGCGGACGCCGCTCGCCGTCCTGCTGACGTCGCTGGACAACGCCCTGTACGAGGAGCGCGGGCTGGATGCGTCCCAGCTCGCGCTGCTGTCGGAGCAGGCGAGAGGGATGGCGCGTCTCGTCCAGGATCTGCAGGATCTGTCGCTCGCCGAGAGCGGACGGCTGGCGCTGGACAAGCGCTGGTTCGCTCCGGCCGAAGCCGCCGCGGTCATCGCGGAGCTGCTGGAAGCGGAGGCCGGGGAGAAAGGAATCCGCGTCCGCACGGAGCTCGACGGGGAGGCGACGGTATTCGGCGACGAGAAGCGGTTCCGCCAGCTCCTGCTCAATTTGGCGGACAACGCTCTGCGGCATGCGCGCACGACGATGACCGTCCGAGTCGCGGCGGCAGGCGGTGGAGTGAGGATCGAAGTCGAGGACGACGGCTGGGGGATGGAGGAGGAAGAGCTGGATCAGCTGTTCCAGCGCTATGTCCGCAGGCGGACCTACGCGGACGGAAGTCCCGCGCCGCGCGGGCTCGGATTGGGGCTGGCCGTCGTCAAGGGCATTGCCGAAGCCCATGGAGGC